The Geobacter sp. AOG2 genome includes a window with the following:
- the rplT gene encoding 50S ribosomal protein L20 — protein MPRVKRGFKARRRRNKVLKLAKGYRGARSKLFRSATEAVDRALNYAFRDRRVKKRDFRSLWITRINAASRLNGLSYSKFIFGLKKANVQIDRKVLADIAVSDPTGFSQIATLAKAGI, from the coding sequence ATGCCACGCGTAAAAAGAGGATTCAAAGCGAGACGCAGACGCAACAAGGTGTTAAAACTTGCCAAGGGTTACCGGGGCGCACGGAGCAAATTGTTCCGCAGTGCGACCGAGGCTGTTGACCGTGCCCTAAATTACGCATTCCGCGACCGTCGCGTCAAAAAGCGTGATTTCCGCAGTCTGTGGATCACCCGCATCAATGCGGCTTCCCGTCTCAACGGGCTGTCGTACAGCAAATTTATCTTCGGTCTCAAAAAAGCCAACGTGCAGATCGATCGTAAGGTTCTTGCGGACATTGCCGTATCCGATCCGACCGGATTCAGCCAGATTGCTACCCTGGCCAAGGCTGGTATCTAA
- the thrS gene encoding threonine--tRNA ligase, producing the protein MASINITLPDGSVRELPVGASVFDLAASIGAGLAKAALAGKVDGELVDLSAPLSDGARVEIITEKSPEALDIIRHSASHLMAQAVKELFPQAKVTIGPAIETGFYYDFDVERPFTPEDLERIEAKMAEFAAADLKVERQVLTSDEAIRMFEGMGEPYKTELINDLSVETVSVYSQGGFADLCRGPHVPSTSRIKAFKLLSIAGAYWRGDEKNRMLQRIYGTAFVDKKELEAYLNRLEEAKRRDHRKLGRELDLFSFSDEVGAGFAIWHPKGAMLRTILEDFERKEHLKRGYDIVVGPQILKTELWQRSGHYENYRENMYFTEVDEQGFGIKPMNCLAHMMIYKSQLRSYRDLPLRFFELGTVHRHERAGVLHGLLRVRCFTQDDAHILCTPEQLDAEIKGVLSFVSDVMTIFGFDYEMELSTRPEKSIGDDAAWDLATNALLSALKDTGRPYEINEGDGAFYGPKIDIKLRDCLDRRWQCATIQCDFTLPERFDLHYIGPDGEKKRPVMVHRVILGSIERFIGVLIEHFAGSFPLWLAPVQAIVLTVTDNQIPFAQEVHALLREAGVRIQSDFRNEKLSFKIREAQLQKVPYMLVIGDKEVEQGVVTPRYRDGKNLPPMKPADFVEFIALECRNFK; encoded by the coding sequence ATGGCAAGTATCAATATCACACTTCCTGACGGTTCCGTAAGGGAGCTTCCCGTAGGTGCGAGCGTTTTCGATCTGGCAGCCTCCATAGGAGCCGGACTGGCAAAAGCCGCCTTGGCCGGCAAGGTCGATGGCGAGTTGGTTGACCTCTCCGCACCACTAAGCGATGGCGCGCGGGTGGAGATCATAACCGAAAAAAGTCCCGAAGCCCTGGATATTATCCGGCATTCGGCCTCTCATCTGATGGCCCAGGCGGTGAAGGAGCTGTTTCCCCAAGCCAAGGTAACCATCGGTCCGGCCATAGAGACCGGTTTTTATTATGACTTCGACGTGGAACGGCCCTTTACCCCTGAAGACCTGGAGCGGATTGAGGCCAAGATGGCCGAGTTCGCCGCCGCCGATCTGAAGGTTGAGCGTCAGGTGCTGACCAGCGATGAGGCCATCCGTATGTTCGAAGGAATGGGTGAGCCCTACAAGACCGAGTTGATCAACGACCTCAGTGTTGAGACTGTATCGGTCTATAGCCAAGGTGGGTTTGCCGACCTCTGCCGCGGTCCCCATGTGCCGAGCACCTCCCGTATCAAGGCCTTCAAGTTGCTTTCCATCGCTGGCGCCTATTGGCGCGGTGACGAGAAGAACCGCATGTTGCAGCGCATCTACGGTACTGCCTTTGTGGACAAGAAGGAGCTTGAGGCCTATCTGAATCGCCTTGAAGAGGCCAAGCGTCGCGACCACCGCAAACTGGGCCGGGAGTTGGATCTTTTTTCCTTTTCTGACGAAGTCGGCGCCGGTTTCGCTATCTGGCACCCCAAGGGGGCCATGCTGCGCACGATCCTGGAGGACTTCGAACGTAAGGAGCACCTCAAGCGTGGCTATGATATCGTAGTGGGCCCACAGATCCTCAAGACCGAGTTGTGGCAACGTTCCGGCCACTACGAGAATTACCGCGAGAACATGTACTTCACCGAGGTGGATGAGCAGGGGTTCGGCATTAAGCCGATGAACTGCCTTGCCCACATGATGATCTATAAATCACAGCTTCGCAGCTATCGCGACCTGCCGTTGCGCTTTTTCGAGTTGGGGACGGTGCACCGTCACGAGCGGGCCGGCGTTCTGCACGGTCTGTTGCGGGTGCGCTGTTTTACTCAGGACGATGCCCACATACTCTGTACTCCCGAGCAGTTGGATGCCGAGATCAAGGGTGTTCTTTCCTTTGTCAGCGATGTCATGACCATCTTCGGATTTGATTACGAGATGGAGCTATCAACCCGCCCGGAAAAATCCATTGGTGACGATGCGGCTTGGGACTTGGCCACCAACGCGCTTCTGTCGGCTCTCAAGGATACCGGTCGCCCTTATGAGATCAACGAGGGGGACGGCGCTTTCTACGGCCCCAAGATAGACATCAAATTGCGCGATTGTCTTGACAGACGGTGGCAGTGTGCTACTATTCAGTGCGATTTTACCCTTCCGGAGCGTTTTGACCTTCACTACATCGGGCCGGATGGGGAAAAAAAGCGGCCCGTCATGGTTCATCGGGTAATCCTCGGTTCCATTGAACGCTTTATCGGCGTTCTGATAGAGCACTTTGCCGGCAGTTTCCCATTGTGGCTCGCGCCGGTTCAGGCCATCGTGCTGACCGTTACCGATAATCAGATACCGTTCGCCCAAGAGGTTCATGCTCTTCTCAGGGAGGCCGGTGTCAGGATTCAGTCGGATTTTCGCAATGAAAAGCTGAGCTTCAAGATTCGTGAGGCCCAGTTGCAGAAGGTCCCCTACATGCTGGTCATAGGTGACAAGGAAGTGGAGCAGGGGGTCGTAACGCCACGCTATCGCGACGGTAAGAACCTGCCGCCCATGAAGCCAGCCGATTTTGTCGAATTCATTGCCTTGGAATGCAGGAACTTCAAGTAA
- the rpmI gene encoding 50S ribosomal protein L35, which translates to MPKIKTNRGAAKRFKKTGTGRIKRSQAFTSHILTPKTRKNKRNLRQSSMVADVDQKNIAKLIPYK; encoded by the coding sequence ATGCCGAAGATCAAAACGAACCGCGGAGCCGCCAAGCGCTTTAAAAAAACGGGAACGGGCCGCATCAAGCGCAGCCAAGCCTTTACCAGCCATATTCTGACCCCCAAGACCCGCAAGAACAAGCGGAACCTGCGTCAGAGCTCTATGGTGGCCGATGTGGACCAGAAAAATATCGCCAAGTTGATCCCCTACAAATAG
- the pheS gene encoding phenylalanine--tRNA ligase subunit alpha: MREQLEQLRKEAIQAIAAASGEETLQEVRIKFLGRKGELTALMKGLGALSPEERPIVGQLVNEVKEEVEASLEDALKTAREAVKTQRLQSERIDITLPGRRPVSGTKHPISLVVEEISDIFAGLGFSVAEGPEIEHDWYNFEALNFPPEHPARDMQDTFFVENNLLLRTHTSPVQIRTMLKQKPPVRIIAPGTVYRCDSDATHSPMFHQIEGLMVDKGITFGDLKGILTIFTNQLFGQKTGVRLRPSFFPFTEPSAEVDIACVICGGKGCRVCKNSGWLEILGAGMVDPEVYRHVNYDAEEVSGFAFGMGIERIAMLKYGINDMRLLFENDVRFLRQF; encoded by the coding sequence ATGCGGGAACAACTTGAACAATTAAGGAAAGAGGCCATACAGGCCATAGCAGCCGCCTCCGGTGAGGAAACCCTTCAGGAGGTCAGGATCAAGTTCCTGGGTCGTAAAGGGGAACTGACCGCCCTTATGAAAGGGCTCGGTGCACTCAGCCCCGAGGAACGGCCGATAGTCGGGCAGTTGGTCAATGAAGTCAAGGAAGAGGTCGAGGCCAGCCTTGAGGATGCCCTGAAAACGGCCCGCGAGGCGGTCAAGACGCAGCGGCTGCAATCCGAGCGGATCGACATCACCTTGCCCGGCCGTCGCCCGGTTAGCGGCACCAAACACCCCATCAGTCTCGTGGTCGAAGAAATCAGCGATATCTTTGCCGGCTTGGGCTTTTCGGTTGCAGAGGGCCCGGAGATTGAGCACGACTGGTACAACTTCGAGGCGCTCAACTTTCCCCCAGAGCATCCAGCCCGGGACATGCAGGACACCTTTTTCGTCGAAAATAACCTGCTGCTCCGCACCCACACGTCGCCTGTCCAAATTCGGACGATGCTGAAGCAGAAGCCTCCGGTGCGCATCATTGCTCCCGGTACGGTCTACCGCTGCGATTCCGATGCCACCCATTCCCCCATGTTTCACCAGATAGAGGGACTGATGGTGGACAAGGGCATTACCTTCGGCGACCTGAAAGGTATTTTGACCATCTTTACCAACCAATTATTCGGGCAAAAGACCGGCGTTCGTTTACGCCCCAGCTTTTTCCCATTTACCGAGCCCTCTGCCGAGGTAGATATCGCCTGTGTTATCTGCGGCGGCAAAGGATGCCGGGTCTGCAAGAACAGCGGCTGGCTTGAAATACTGGGTGCCGGCATGGTTGATCCCGAAGTCTATCGTCACGTCAATTACGATGCTGAAGAGGTGTCCGGTTTTGCCTTCGGAATGGGGATCGAACGCATCGCCATGTTG
- the infC gene encoding translation initiation factor IF-3: MAKPTVNINNTIRATEIRVIGADGEALGVIPTSKALELAEQQQLDLVEVSPTAVPPVCRIMDYGKFKYQQSKKLQEAKKKQVHVEVKEIKLRPKTDEHDLMFKIKHVRRFLEEGNKAKVTLVFRGREITHMDIGRAVIERFASELQDVAVIESQPRVDGRNMFMIVAPKVKK; this comes from the coding sequence ATAGCAAAACCGACCGTGAACATCAATAATACCATCCGCGCCACAGAGATTCGCGTCATCGGCGCCGATGGTGAGGCGCTCGGCGTCATTCCTACTTCCAAAGCGCTTGAACTCGCCGAACAACAGCAACTCGACCTGGTGGAAGTCTCTCCGACTGCGGTTCCGCCTGTCTGCCGGATCATGGACTACGGTAAGTTCAAGTACCAGCAGAGCAAGAAGCTGCAGGAAGCCAAGAAAAAACAGGTTCATGTCGAGGTCAAAGAGATCAAGCTGCGGCCTAAAACAGATGAACATGATCTCATGTTCAAGATCAAGCACGTCAGGCGTTTTCTCGAAGAGGGGAACAAGGCAAAAGTAACGCTGGTATTCCGGGGGAGGGAAATTACCCACATGGATATCGGGCGAGCTGTAATCGAGCGCTTTGCCTCCGAGTTGCAGGATGTTGCCGTGATCGAATCGCAGCCGCGTGTCGATGGCCGTAATATGTTTATGATTGTTGCACCGAAGGTGAAAAAATAA